One segment of Pseudodesulfovibrio sp. 5S69 DNA contains the following:
- a CDS encoding electron transfer flavoprotein subunit alpha/FixB family protein produces MTVLFLAHTECDNSLHKSALETLTAAKALADGMGSDLVVGLIGADVAEAAGTIGGCDAKFYAVSGPEFADGRYASDLTAAEAIAKACSPEVVVAPATSRFSRALPGLAIRLDGRVDTHLSGLAAEDGKPVAKRWFYRQRMEGTLTRDERPWVLTLDSGCAEPFDGAGAADVEALSVDVSSVRTKVAGMECASEDQQTIRPDADLLFVAGAGWTKKQADGATHVPEAEETIRVFLDATKASLGSSKSLVDISGEGGAVISFLTHMHQVGQTGATPRHPKGLSTCCHGEEPHVVGWRFIKERRAINLDAGCGWAQGKCDVLYVGDAFAIMKKVNELLG; encoded by the coding sequence ATGACAGTTTTGTTTCTTGCACACACCGAATGCGACAATTCCCTGCACAAGTCCGCCTTGGAAACGCTGACCGCCGCCAAGGCGTTGGCCGACGGCATGGGTTCCGACCTGGTGGTCGGGCTCATCGGCGCGGACGTTGCCGAGGCCGCCGGGACCATCGGCGGCTGCGATGCCAAATTCTACGCCGTGTCCGGTCCCGAGTTCGCGGACGGACGCTACGCTTCCGACCTGACCGCCGCCGAGGCGATCGCCAAGGCGTGCTCGCCCGAGGTGGTGGTGGCTCCGGCCACGTCCCGCTTCAGCCGGGCCCTGCCCGGCCTGGCCATCCGCCTGGACGGCCGGGTGGACACCCACTTGTCCGGCCTGGCTGCCGAGGACGGCAAGCCTGTGGCCAAGCGGTGGTTCTACCGCCAGCGCATGGAAGGCACTCTGACGCGCGACGAGCGTCCCTGGGTGCTGACCCTGGACTCCGGCTGCGCCGAGCCTTTTGACGGCGCGGGCGCGGCGGACGTGGAGGCGCTGAGCGTGGACGTGTCCTCCGTGCGGACCAAAGTGGCGGGCATGGAGTGCGCCTCCGAAGACCAGCAGACCATCCGCCCCGACGCGGACCTGCTCTTCGTGGCGGGCGCGGGCTGGACCAAGAAGCAGGCCGACGGGGCCACGCACGTGCCCGAGGCCGAGGAGACCATCCGCGTCTTCCTGGACGCCACCAAGGCCTCGCTCGGCTCGTCCAAGTCCCTGGTGGACATCTCGGGCGAGGGCGGCGCGGTCATCTCGTTTTTGACGCACATGCATCAGGTGGGGCAGACCGGCGCGACCCCGCGCCATCCCAAGGGATTGTCCACCTGCTGCCACGGCGAGGAGCCGCACGTGGTCGGTTGGCGTTTCATCAAGGAACGGAGGGCCATCAACCTGGACGCCGGTTGCGGCTGGGCCCAGGGCAAGTGCGACGTGCTCTACGTGGGCGATGCGTTCGCGATCATGAAGAAAGTCAACGAATTGCTCGGTTGA
- a CDS encoding electron transfer flavoprotein subunit beta/FixA family protein: MGSEFHIVVCGSIVPDPLQTLAPQDGPAGPSLKNEMMLPAVLDPWAGHALFEAANLAAKNPGSQVWLVSLGPKAKLQQVMMSVSQKAPFQLVVADGSASGFTDAYETAKVLAETIEGIGGLDRSKMLLFGGWQSASRGSGAVIQMVGELLGVTEQFQGVDKLTVGGDGSLEVLERVEGGAYQKSVVDGAPAAFGWATGELPEPPNNPQVGMQNMQKNMPALMQAKPADLSGTSLKFSSVELPKQRRETRIVKDVPVDEMAKEIVEWIKG, from the coding sequence ATGGGTAGTGAATTCCACATCGTGGTCTGCGGTTCCATCGTTCCGGACCCGCTCCAGACCCTCGCGCCCCAGGACGGGCCTGCCGGGCCGTCCCTGAAGAACGAAATGATGCTTCCCGCCGTGCTCGACCCGTGGGCCGGACATGCCCTGTTCGAGGCCGCGAACCTGGCGGCCAAGAATCCGGGCAGCCAGGTCTGGCTGGTCAGCCTCGGCCCCAAGGCCAAGTTGCAGCAGGTCATGATGTCCGTGTCCCAGAAGGCCCCCTTCCAGTTGGTCGTGGCCGACGGCTCGGCTTCCGGCTTCACCGATGCCTATGAGACCGCCAAGGTCCTGGCCGAGACGATCGAGGGCATAGGCGGGCTGGACAGGTCCAAGATGCTGCTCTTCGGCGGCTGGCAGTCCGCTTCGCGCGGCTCCGGCGCGGTCATCCAGATGGTCGGCGAACTGCTCGGCGTGACCGAACAGTTCCAGGGCGTGGACAAGCTCACCGTGGGTGGTGACGGCTCCCTGGAGGTGCTTGAGCGCGTGGAGGGCGGTGCGTACCAGAAGTCCGTGGTGGACGGCGCGCCCGCCGCGTTCGGCTGGGCCACGGGCGAGCTGCCCGAGCCGCCGAACAACCCGCAGGTGGGCATGCAGAACATGCAGAAGAACATGCCCGCGCTGATGCAGGCCAAGCCCGCGGATCTGTCCGGCACGAGCCTGAAATTCTCCTCGGTGGAGCTGCCCAAGCAGCGCCGCGAGACCCGCATCGTCAAGGACGTGCCGGTGGATGAGATGGCCAAAGAAATCGTCGAATGGATCAAGGGTTAG
- a CDS encoding 4Fe-4S ferredoxin → MSDETPRVEMETDIVCVGFGPAAGGFLTTLTRGLMNEDGTPVAESKAMPGMPPQVICYERADDIGFGVSGVVTKGRAIKATFPDLDLSQIPMACDVREEKVLFLKDPVGASRRPGLFKVADKVLGGFMKDDAYELPFIPKFLEKHPGMLFSIGQLNQWVGANLMGTGMAQIWPSSPVAEPLMEGTAVKGVRMADQGVDKDGTPNAGYMPGMDMKAALTVVADGPVGPVGQKLNRKLGMPEGNHQREWAVGMKCVVDLPEDCPWEPGTVLHTIGYPEPEIFGFLYVYPGNVASLGIFVPSWFDNPVRTAYRYMQHWMLHPYLWKGLKGGTLRSWGAKSLNESGKAGEPILCGDGFARIGEGSGSTNILTGSGVDEAWATGVQLGEAVLELLRSGREFTKENLENTYVSRRRASWVEQEAEVAKKSRDGFTKSVISGFLGMGLTGLTNGLLNMPGKAFKPQDRIPSVEDYYRDVIPAGEIAAIRAECAKKGASLHDALMDRAGWPEIPLDGQLLVSHQDALLMGGKVQANPGYGDHVRFADTALCAGCREQVCIEACSGQAIYTNPDGGVPLFDREKCVHCGACMWNCSKSNPEDPERTNVKFMAGSGGLHSVEN, encoded by the coding sequence ATGAGCGACGAGACGCCGCGTGTCGAGATGGAAACGGACATTGTATGCGTGGGCTTCGGCCCTGCCGCGGGCGGGTTTCTGACGACCCTGACGCGCGGGCTGATGAACGAGGACGGCACGCCCGTAGCCGAGTCCAAGGCCATGCCGGGCATGCCGCCCCAGGTCATCTGCTACGAGCGGGCCGACGACATCGGCTTCGGCGTGTCGGGCGTGGTCACCAAGGGCCGCGCCATCAAGGCCACGTTCCCGGACCTGGACCTGTCCCAGATTCCCATGGCCTGCGATGTCAGGGAGGAGAAGGTCCTGTTCCTCAAGGACCCGGTGGGCGCGAGCCGCAGGCCCGGCCTGTTCAAGGTGGCCGACAAGGTCCTCGGCGGGTTCATGAAGGACGACGCCTATGAGCTACCGTTCATCCCGAAATTTTTGGAAAAGCATCCGGGCATGCTGTTCTCCATCGGCCAGCTCAACCAATGGGTGGGCGCGAACCTGATGGGCACGGGCATGGCCCAGATCTGGCCGTCCAGCCCTGTGGCCGAGCCCTTGATGGAAGGCACGGCGGTCAAGGGCGTGCGTATGGCCGACCAGGGCGTGGACAAGGACGGCACCCCGAACGCCGGGTACATGCCCGGCATGGACATGAAGGCCGCCCTGACCGTGGTCGCCGACGGCCCGGTGGGCCCGGTGGGCCAGAAGCTCAACCGCAAGCTGGGCATGCCCGAAGGCAACCACCAGCGCGAGTGGGCCGTGGGCATGAAGTGCGTGGTCGACCTGCCCGAAGATTGCCCCTGGGAGCCGGGCACCGTGCTGCACACCATCGGCTATCCCGAGCCCGAGATATTCGGCTTCCTGTACGTCTATCCCGGCAACGTCGCGAGCTTGGGCATCTTCGTTCCGTCCTGGTTCGACAATCCGGTGCGCACCGCCTACCGCTACATGCAGCACTGGATGCTCCACCCGTACCTGTGGAAGGGGCTCAAGGGCGGCACCTTGCGCTCCTGGGGCGCCAAGTCCCTGAACGAGTCGGGCAAGGCCGGCGAGCCGATCCTGTGCGGCGACGGGTTTGCCCGCATCGGCGAGGGCTCGGGTTCGACCAATATCCTGACCGGCTCGGGCGTGGACGAGGCCTGGGCCACGGGCGTGCAACTCGGCGAGGCCGTGCTCGAACTGCTCAGGTCCGGCCGCGAGTTCACCAAAGAGAACCTGGAAAACACCTATGTTTCGCGCCGCCGCGCCTCCTGGGTCGAACAGGAGGCCGAGGTGGCCAAAAAGTCCCGCGACGGCTTCACCAAGTCCGTCATATCCGGCTTCCTGGGCATGGGCCTGACCGGCCTGACCAACGGCCTGCTGAACATGCCGGGCAAGGCGTTCAAGCCCCAGGACCGCATTCCTTCGGTCGAGGACTATTACCGCGACGTCATTCCGGCGGGCGAGATCGCGGCCATCCGAGCCGAGTGCGCCAAGAAGGGCGCGAGTCTGCACGATGCGCTCATGGATCGCGCGGGCTGGCCGGAAATCCCCCTGGACGGCCAGCTGCTGGTCTCCCACCAGGACGCCCTGCTCATGGGCGGCAAGGTCCAGGCCAATCCCGGCTACGGCGACCACGTGCGCTTCGCCGACACGGCCCTGTGCGCGGGTTGCCGCGAACAGGTCTGCATCGAGGCGTGTTCGGGCCAGGCCATCTACACCAATCCCGACGGCGGCGTGCCGCTGTTCGACCGCGAGAAGTGCGTCCACTGCGGGGCGTGCATGTGGAATTGCAGCAAGTCCAACCCCGAAGACCCCGAGCGGACCAACGTCAAGTTCATGGCCGGGTCCGGCGGGCTGCATTCCGTGGAAAATTAG
- a CDS encoding acyl-CoA dehydrogenase family protein — MYTLRTLPGDDVRQIMWRFAERFDLQMSVQSARSIARTTVAKLVAEGARDTHEWTEQKGELLTAFDQAGLTALFMDPHQGGFIEGPKNLALALVAFELAWVDAGAATSSLASCLALAPIHEKGTPEQRDKYMSACVPPQPGEDREIWRGAFALTEPLPYVGVDTGVLCGKATVAEWNNGEEPMLQVDKRGRFITNMDFANFVTAAVESNDERIKGTFMVILEEGDEGTFDRGAPTLKMVHQLSSTRDPVLNLKVPASRIIGGYDVVDGVIVPKYNHSEIIGAVFHRTRIPVGLMTSAKLLSAVEPVIRYHRNRFRGGDACKEGSPRYDKGLQINEDALQRLADVWAAGEAGCSLAFAAARLADRFDPIEKAKEAHFESEGVTSIRKQMAVLRKLHDQVREFIKLEYAPAGTRDEARYNELLSDTLVQYAYMEALAGVLNPGVKLWNTGEGANKMREAVALVGGYGITEDCPGFLMQKWTDCQLEATYEGPEAVQRRHLTMTMTSDIFGCIMENWITQMRRAGQDVPGLGGYVLAAAMELWQWTLGHLQEAKDQDGRKLYHNKRQGVTFPMADALGWILGPYFLACDVMELMEKGPMSMTLAEGLDDLTGFYKDLCHVQAARAAGEVARICSELVYGFNWNRCPTPDGGIAEKCEPELKSKDECAQDGTLGDQSKCSRPELVRFRELKATVDMCLAGSRLAKDRAGNALAEVMIPEALDYPQG, encoded by the coding sequence ATGTATACACTTCGTACCCTTCCGGGAGACGATGTCCGTCAGATCATGTGGCGTTTCGCCGAGCGGTTCGATCTCCAGATGTCCGTGCAGAGCGCCCGTTCCATCGCCCGCACCACCGTCGCCAAACTGGTGGCCGAAGGGGCGCGCGACACGCACGAATGGACCGAGCAGAAGGGCGAGCTTTTGACCGCTTTCGACCAGGCCGGATTGACCGCATTATTCATGGATCCCCATCAGGGCGGCTTCATCGAGGGCCCCAAGAACCTGGCCCTGGCCCTGGTCGCCTTCGAACTGGCCTGGGTGGACGCCGGTGCGGCCACCTCCTCCCTGGCCTCCTGCCTGGCCCTGGCCCCCATCCACGAGAAGGGCACCCCCGAGCAGCGCGACAAGTACATGTCCGCCTGCGTCCCGCCCCAGCCGGGCGAGGACCGCGAAATCTGGCGCGGGGCGTTTGCCCTGACCGAGCCGCTGCCCTACGTGGGCGTGGACACCGGCGTGCTCTGCGGCAAGGCCACCGTGGCCGAGTGGAACAACGGCGAGGAGCCCATGCTTCAGGTCGACAAGCGCGGCCGGTTCATCACCAACATGGACTTCGCCAACTTCGTCACCGCCGCCGTGGAGTCCAACGACGAGCGCATCAAGGGGACCTTCATGGTCATCCTCGAAGAGGGCGACGAGGGCACCTTCGACCGCGGCGCGCCCACGCTGAAGATGGTCCACCAGCTTTCGTCCACCCGCGACCCCGTGCTCAACCTCAAGGTGCCCGCTTCCCGCATCATCGGCGGCTATGACGTGGTCGACGGCGTGATCGTGCCCAAGTACAACCACTCCGAGATCATCGGCGCGGTCTTCCACCGCACCCGCATCCCCGTGGGACTGATGACCTCGGCCAAGCTGCTTTCCGCCGTGGAGCCGGTCATCCGGTACCACCGCAACCGTTTCCGGGGCGGCGACGCCTGCAAGGAAGGCTCGCCGCGCTACGACAAGGGCTTGCAGATCAACGAGGACGCCCTGCAGCGTCTGGCGGACGTCTGGGCCGCCGGCGAAGCGGGCTGTTCCCTGGCCTTCGCGGCCGCGCGCCTGGCCGACCGCTTCGATCCCATCGAAAAAGCCAAGGAGGCCCACTTCGAGTCCGAGGGCGTGACTTCCATCCGCAAGCAGATGGCCGTCCTGCGCAAGCTGCACGACCAGGTCCGCGAATTCATCAAGCTGGAATACGCTCCGGCGGGCACGCGCGACGAGGCCCGGTACAACGAGCTTTTGAGCGACACCTTGGTCCAGTACGCCTACATGGAGGCCCTGGCGGGCGTCCTCAACCCGGGCGTGAAGCTCTGGAACACGGGCGAGGGCGCCAACAAGATGCGCGAGGCCGTGGCCCTGGTCGGCGGATACGGTATCACCGAGGACTGCCCCGGCTTCCTCATGCAGAAATGGACCGACTGCCAGCTCGAGGCCACCTACGAAGGCCCCGAGGCCGTGCAGCGCCGCCACCTGACCATGACCATGACTTCCGACATCTTCGGCTGCATCATGGAGAACTGGATCACGCAGATGCGCCGCGCGGGCCAGGACGTTCCCGGCCTGGGCGGCTACGTGCTGGCCGCGGCCATGGAGCTGTGGCAGTGGACCCTGGGCCATCTCCAGGAGGCCAAGGACCAGGACGGCCGCAAGCTCTACCACAACAAACGGCAGGGCGTGACCTTCCCCATGGCCGACGCGCTGGGTTGGATTCTCGGCCCCTACTTCCTGGCCTGCGACGTCATGGAGCTCATGGAGAAAGGCCCCATGTCCATGACCCTGGCCGAGGGGCTGGACGACCTGACCGGATTCTACAAGGACTTGTGCCACGTGCAGGCCGCCCGCGCCGCCGGTGAAGTGGCCCGCATCTGCTCCGAATTGGTTTACGGTTTCAACTGGAACCGCTGCCCGACCCCGGATGGCGGGATCGCCGAGAAGTGCGAGCCCGAGCTGAAGTCCAAGGACGAATGCGCCCAGGACGGCACGCTGGGCGACCAGTCCAAGTGCTCGCGGCCGGAGCTCGTCCGCTTCCGCGAACTCAAGGCCACGGTCGACATGTGCCTGGCCGGCTCCCGTCTGGCCAAGGACCGTGCGGGCAACGCCCTGGCCGAAGTGATGATCCCCGAAGCCCTCGACTACCCGCAGGGCTAG
- a CDS encoding class I adenylate cyclase has product MSLEIPNIRTLAGAIGALSEGAPGGGPGIGELTAEFMTWCDQAPHPAHDEAVPQAEAVLALYRLAANSGDIHTVQTCLQALVRSTRFGRTLCARCINAHNAPLPRLAPKVAAWPARDRLALVHGMLKDFPGDMDRETLAWIEELLKPLMGTDPEELVPFVARLGEQDEVLAFPVRQVIVGGLFGRWINSRLTNGVEGADQEQLCQVIRGVGDSAYGEVLAKAVDLGRLEPDAALLRTIAAVGEAGNKTILGTLLKILPKADVRLAGACLDALISQDHPAMGKLLASVRSRMPSIRTAAVSRAPLLGDIGFVQYISSLPEERRENAQFEMLGALEAIAPDFVRNVAGDCPPRGTISPRVLEAAPPSPPHREAPAPPKAGFLKGLFKSKPKRLQDLLPKPGNVRDQDLPGSVVDGAQLENRELTGLGLAGSSFAHTRFFKGKLNNTDLADGTFRDCSASGTEFREVRFTGTELAGTRFEDCVFTDCTFTGAFLSGCTFEGCRFRHSVFSEAAFRDCRLARTDFTACTLAGSALHGCSVRSTRFNACDLSFAELIGDEFRGLEFRHTCLHALYVRDCVLLSLELHGSFVTRSIIKNSDAGHPQFLANRLRQMTLFARETEMGTPPKSRETDPFRAQKALAAWSRELTFMRRERRMLENNRQRMHRAMGTLSRDQQAFLRMLPILLDSDLFERRYNFGNIPSSRVWGYYPCLTDLELARERLGLEPEFDPSPEVRILAVYAMGSLGTVAQTSSSDLDCWVCYDGDVTMTMEHGLKRKLEAMSLWADSDYGLEVHFYPMRMDDVRDNRFLSGDEESSGSAQVLLLKEEFYRTALKLAGKNIAWWVTPAGASRKMYESCIRAARRYPLCGKPRLEDFGHLAEVPPAEYFGGSLWQMVKAVHSPFKSVLKLGLLETYAAPGASALPLCDRIKRNLIRNRQGRLDTDPYTALYSTLHDYYSGRGEDNAAALLKESFRLKANLSDIPLFMNLPTRPEDESLISVLFGSGYVEPGRLVETHRTWPFEKSLRMGSHVRRYMVDTYQRIQEGLSANGRAKGRTRALVNPEDLTRMGRRIAANFARKNHKIMRVPFMDTRENGFPILHFSAEKAPGKPPAWTVRGGERVEAKQSAEHLQLLHRNQDPVHLLAWLLANRIYAPKSLLQADRTIAPIALIDLQKLMAALHDFFPFAETFEPDINEGLRAEEVERAFFILNLAAPPETGRIEQAAVIYATNWGEMFCRTFLRPGQMFEHGPTRFLAEKIGQPLAETVQLGLFIPKGSQCRRISLA; this is encoded by the coding sequence ATGAGCCTAGAAATTCCGAACATACGAACCCTGGCCGGGGCCATAGGCGCCCTGTCCGAGGGTGCGCCCGGCGGCGGCCCCGGCATCGGGGAGCTGACCGCGGAGTTCATGACGTGGTGCGACCAGGCGCCCCACCCGGCCCACGACGAGGCCGTGCCCCAGGCCGAGGCCGTCCTGGCCCTGTACCGCTTGGCCGCCAACTCAGGCGACATCCACACGGTCCAGACCTGCCTCCAGGCCCTGGTCCGCTCGACCCGGTTCGGCCGGACCCTGTGCGCCCGCTGCATCAACGCCCACAACGCGCCCCTGCCCCGCCTGGCCCCCAAGGTGGCGGCCTGGCCCGCCCGTGACCGGCTGGCCCTGGTCCACGGGATGCTCAAGGATTTCCCCGGCGACATGGACCGCGAGACCCTGGCCTGGATCGAGGAGTTGCTCAAGCCGCTCATGGGCACCGACCCCGAGGAACTGGTCCCGTTCGTGGCCCGGCTCGGCGAACAGGACGAAGTCCTGGCCTTCCCGGTCCGGCAGGTCATCGTGGGCGGACTCTTCGGCCGCTGGATCAACTCCCGGCTGACCAACGGCGTGGAGGGCGCCGACCAGGAACAACTCTGCCAGGTCATCCGCGGCGTGGGCGACTCGGCCTACGGCGAGGTCCTGGCCAAGGCCGTGGACCTGGGCCGTCTCGAACCGGACGCGGCGCTCCTGCGGACCATCGCGGCCGTGGGCGAGGCGGGCAACAAGACCATCCTCGGCACGCTGCTCAAAATTCTGCCCAAGGCCGACGTCCGGCTCGCCGGGGCGTGCCTGGACGCGCTCATCAGCCAGGACCATCCCGCCATGGGCAAGCTGCTGGCCTCGGTCCGCTCCCGTATGCCGAGCATCCGCACGGCCGCCGTGTCCCGCGCCCCCCTGCTCGGCGACATCGGCTTCGTCCAGTACATCTCTTCCCTGCCCGAAGAACGCCGGGAGAACGCCCAGTTCGAAATGCTCGGCGCGCTGGAGGCGATCGCCCCGGACTTCGTGCGCAACGTGGCCGGGGACTGTCCGCCCAGGGGCACCATTTCCCCCCGCGTGCTGGAGGCCGCCCCCCCGTCGCCGCCCCATCGGGAGGCGCCCGCGCCGCCCAAGGCCGGTTTTCTCAAGGGGCTGTTCAAATCCAAACCCAAGCGCCTTCAGGACCTGTTGCCCAAGCCCGGCAACGTCCGCGACCAGGACCTGCCCGGCTCCGTGGTGGACGGCGCACAGTTGGAAAACCGCGAACTGACCGGGCTCGGCCTGGCCGGGTCCTCCTTCGCCCACACCCGGTTCTTCAAAGGAAAGCTGAACAACACCGACCTGGCCGACGGGACCTTCCGCGACTGCTCGGCGTCCGGCACCGAATTCCGGGAGGTGCGCTTCACCGGCACGGAACTCGCCGGCACCCGGTTCGAGGACTGCGTGTTCACGGACTGCACGTTCACGGGCGCGTTCCTGTCAGGCTGCACCTTCGAGGGGTGCCGGTTCCGACACTCGGTGTTCAGCGAGGCCGCCTTCCGCGACTGCAGGCTGGCCCGCACGGACTTCACCGCCTGCACCCTGGCCGGGAGCGCCCTGCATGGCTGCTCCGTGCGCTCCACCCGGTTCAATGCGTGCGACCTGTCCTTCGCCGAACTCATCGGCGACGAATTCCGGGGCTTGGAATTCCGCCACACTTGTCTGCACGCCCTGTACGTCCGGGACTGCGTGCTGCTGTCCCTGGAGCTGCACGGCTCGTTCGTGACCCGATCCATCATCAAGAATTCCGACGCCGGGCACCCGCAGTTCCTGGCCAACCGCCTCCGCCAAATGACCCTGTTCGCCAGGGAGACGGAAATGGGCACCCCGCCGAAGAGCCGGGAGACCGATCCGTTCCGGGCCCAGAAGGCACTGGCCGCGTGGTCCAGGGAGCTGACCTTCATGCGCCGGGAACGGCGCATGCTCGAAAACAACCGGCAGCGCATGCACCGAGCCATGGGCACCCTGTCCAGGGACCAGCAGGCCTTCCTGCGCATGCTCCCCATACTCCTGGACAGCGACCTGTTCGAGCGCCGCTACAATTTCGGCAACATCCCGTCCTCGCGGGTCTGGGGCTATTATCCCTGCCTGACCGACCTGGAACTGGCCAGAGAGCGGCTGGGGCTGGAGCCGGAGTTCGATCCCTCGCCCGAGGTGCGCATCCTGGCGGTCTACGCCATGGGCAGCCTGGGCACCGTGGCCCAGACATCGAGTTCGGACCTGGACTGCTGGGTCTGTTACGACGGCGACGTGACCATGACCATGGAGCACGGCCTCAAGCGCAAACTCGAAGCCATGTCCCTGTGGGCAGACAGCGACTACGGCCTGGAAGTCCATTTCTACCCCATGCGCATGGACGACGTGCGCGACAACCGCTTCCTGTCCGGGGACGAGGAGAGTTCGGGCTCGGCCCAGGTCCTGCTGCTCAAGGAGGAGTTCTACCGCACGGCGCTGAAGCTGGCGGGCAAGAACATCGCCTGGTGGGTCACTCCGGCCGGGGCCAGCCGCAAGATGTACGAGTCGTGCATCCGCGCGGCCAGGCGCTACCCCCTGTGCGGCAAGCCGCGCCTGGAGGACTTCGGCCACCTGGCCGAGGTGCCGCCGGCCGAATATTTCGGCGGGTCCCTGTGGCAGATGGTCAAGGCCGTCCACTCGCCCTTCAAATCCGTGCTCAAGCTCGGCCTGCTGGAGACCTACGCCGCGCCGGGTGCGTCCGCCCTGCCCCTGTGCGACCGCATCAAGCGCAACCTGATCCGCAACCGCCAGGGGCGGCTCGACACCGATCCGTACACCGCCCTGTATTCTACCCTGCACGATTACTATTCCGGGCGCGGAGAGGACAACGCCGCGGCCCTGCTCAAGGAGTCCTTCCGGCTCAAGGCCAACCTGTCGGACATCCCCCTGTTCATGAACCTGCCCACCCGGCCGGAGGACGAGTCCCTGATCTCGGTCCTGTTCGGCTCGGGCTACGTGGAGCCGGGCCGACTGGTCGAGACGCACCGCACCTGGCCGTTCGAGAAGTCCCTGCGCATGGGCTCGCACGTGCGCCGGTACATGGTCGACACCTACCAGCGCATCCAGGAGGGGCTGTCCGCGAACGGCCGGGCCAAGGGCAGGACCAGGGCCCTGGTCAACCCCGAGGACCTGACGCGCATGGGACGGCGCATCGCGGCCAACTTCGCGAGGAAGAACCACAAGATCATGCGCGTGCCGTTCATGGACACCCGTGAGAACGGCTTCCCCATTCTGCATTTCTCGGCGGAAAAGGCGCCGGGCAAACCGCCCGCCTGGACCGTGCGCGGGGGCGAGCGGGTGGAGGCCAAGCAATCCGCCGAGCATCTCCAGCTCCTGCACCGCAACCAGGACCCGGTGCACCTGCTGGCCTGGCTCCTGGCCAACCGCATCTACGCCCCCAAGAGCCTGTTGCAGGCGGACCGGACCATCGCGCCCATCGCCCTGATCGACCTGCAAAAGCTCATGGCCGCCCTGCACGACTTCTTTCCCTTTGCCGAGACCTTCGAGCCGGACATCAACGAGGGGCTGCGCGCCGAGGAGGTCGAGCGGGCCTTCTTCATCCTCAACCTGGCCGCCCCGCCCGAGACCGGTCGCATTGAGCAGGCCGCGGTGATCTACGCCACCAACTGGGGCGAGATGTTCTGTCGCACCTTCCTGCGGCCCGGCCAGATGTTCGAGCACGGGCCGACCCGCTTCCTGGCCGAAAAGATCGGGCAACCGCTGGCCGAAACCGTGCAACTGGGGCTCTTCATTCCCAAGGGGTCGCAATGCAGAAGAATCAGCCTGGCCTGA
- a CDS encoding antibiotic biosynthesis monooxygenase family protein has protein sequence MQKNQPGLNDRTCWAVIFTSVRTDRDDGYAATAGRMLELARSMPGFLGADSAREEVGITVSYWDSPEAIRAWREHPEHRAAQARGRKEWYASFTTRVCKVERESRFP, from the coding sequence ATGCAGAAGAATCAGCCTGGCCTGAACGACCGGACCTGCTGGGCCGTGATCTTCACTTCCGTGCGCACGGACCGGGACGACGGCTACGCCGCGACCGCCGGGCGCATGCTCGAACTGGCCCGGTCCATGCCCGGCTTCCTGGGCGCGGATTCCGCCCGCGAGGAGGTCGGCATCACCGTGTCCTACTGGGACAGCCCGGAGGCCATCCGAGCGTGGCGCGAACACCCCGAGCACAGGGCTGCCCAGGCGCGCGGCCGCAAAGAATGGTACGCCTCCTTCACCACCCGCGTCTGCAAGGTGGAGCGCGAAAGCCGATTCCCCTGA